A part of Miscanthus floridulus cultivar M001 chromosome 6, ASM1932011v1, whole genome shotgun sequence genomic DNA contains:
- the LOC136457910 gene encoding uncharacterized protein, which produces MPPALRRIILLAAAVLLWSAACVADDDNSTFLPPSPPGTASPFPFCPARPAGVSTGPFPWSPPQPPPPSTSSPVAVFPQDPGFLPSGACPVSGAVAWLPLLAVLSAFLVLLQ; this is translated from the coding sequence ATGCCGCCAGCTCTGCGGCGAATAATCCTGCTGGCCGCGGCGGTGCTGCTGTGGTCGGCCGCCTGCGTTGCGGACGACGACAACTCGACATTcttgccgccgtcgccgccggggACCGCGTCGCCGTTCCCGTTCTGCCCGGCGCGGCCGGCCGGGGTCTCCACGGGGCCGTTCCCCTggtcgccgccgcagccgccgccgccgtcgacgtcGTCGCCGGTGGCGGTGTTCCCTCAGGATCCGGGGTTCTTGCCGTCGGGGGCGTGCCCCGTCAGCGGCGCGGTGGCATGGCTGCCGCTGCTCGCTGTGTTATCTGCTTTCTTGGTGCTTTTGCAGTGA
- the LOC136457908 gene encoding uncharacterized protein, producing the protein MARRPQPTPWDHLMAMLPLLIVVIVASAAAVVKADDEKCSNPCGNPCGEPCVYASPPPPALPPPVYYPPPAPVYSPPPPAPEYYPPPTTPYCPPPPSGGGGYEPSPGGYTPATPYTPGGYNPTPSGGGGGWFTPPYTPGSGYNPPTPGTLYPQDPGFQPNAAPARAGAAPWRAVLFLAAASAVACACFDL; encoded by the coding sequence ATGGCGCGGCGGCCACAGCCGACGCCGTGGGACCACCTGATGGCCATGCTTCCTCtgctcatcgtcgtcatcgtcgcctcggcggcggcggtcgtgAAAGCCGACGACGAGAAGTGCAGCAACCCGTGCGGGAACCCGTGCGGCGAGCCGTGCGTGTAcgcgagccctccaccacccGCGCTGCCTCCGCCGGTGTACTACCCGCCGCCGGCGCCAGTGTACTCgcccccgccgccggcgccggagtACTACCCGCCGCCGACCACGCCCTactgcccgccgccgccgtcgggcgGGGGTGGCTACGAGCCGTCGCCAGGCGGGTACACGCCGGCGACGCCCTACACGCCCGGCGGGTACAACCCGACGCCGTccgggggcggcggcgggtggTTCACGCCGCCCTACACGCCCGGGTCCGGGTACAACCCGCCGACGCCGGGGACGCTCTACCCGCAGGACCCCGGGTTCCAGCCCAacgccgcgcccgcccgcgcTGGCGCCGCGCCGTGGCGCGCGGTGCTCTTCCTCGCCGCGGCGTCCGCGGTGGCCTGCGCCTGCTTCGACTTGTGA